ACGCCTCTCCTGCTTGGTCTGGGCTGTCATATATCCATTTCTCCATGCGCAGGAAGTTGAGAGCCTTATCGTGGCTTTCCAGATTCGCTGGCATGCCCAAGTTTTTCTGAATGCCTAATCGCATTGGCATCAGTGAGTTATAGGCATCATTGAGTACAACGCCAGGGATGTTGCCATAGGTATCTACCGCAAGGTCAGTATCTACCTCTCTTGCAAGATGAGATAACAAATTGTCCTCTGTATGGAAATCCACCGGGGTAACCATAGTAATGAGGTTTTTTACTTTTTCGCCGTGCAGCGCGGTGTAGCAGAGGCTGAGTGTGCCTCCCTGGCATATGCCAAGAATGTTTAATTTTGGCTGTTTGCTGTCTTTAAGAACTTCATCGACGCAGTTGTCAATATAACCGTTGACGTAGTCATCCAAGTCTAAATAGCGATCTGCAGGATCAGGGTATCCCCAGTCAATAAGATAAACGTCTATGCCAGCGGAAAGTAAGCCATTAATTAATGATCTGTCATGTTGCAGGTCGACCATGTAGTAGCGATTGACCAAGGCATAGACAATAAGTAAAGGTGTCTTTACTTTTTTCTTGATCGGGGACGAATAACGGAAAAGAGTGAGTTTATCTTCCTGATAAATGCACTCTTTGGGATTGGCGCCAACGTCAATATCGCGAATCTGTTGAATAGTTTGGAAGCTTTTAAATAGATTGGCGTTAAATTCGGTCAACTCTTCTGCAATTTTGTGCGGGTCAAGTTTCAAGCCTTTCATGAGGGTATTCCCTTATTCGCCTTTTGCTTCGCCAGTCGTCTTTTTCGTGGAGGTGTTGGTGCTGCGCTTACGTGGAGAAGGTGTGCTTGCAGCTGGAGCTTTGCTTGCAACCGTTCCTGCTGAAGAGGGGGCTGAGTTTACGCTGGTTGCTGGCTTTGAGATGCTTGAGCGTGATGCTCCTGATGCGCTTTTCACTGATTCTGAGGTTAATGCTTTGATCTGCTTAGACTGCGCTACCACAAGCTTTCTCAGCTCATTGATCTCTTCTTTGAGTGAGGTGATCTCTTTGTTGACGCCCTTGAGTTGCTTTCGAGTATCGTGCTGGCGCTTGAGAGCGGTATTCATTTCCAGGCGAGTGGGCATGCCGAGGGTTTTAAGCTGAAGGTCACGAATCTCAATGTTGTATTTGCGCAATGCCATAAAGGCGTTGCTGACTTTGCCATGAGCGTGACGGTACTCCGTGGTAAAGACCAGCTTTTTGTAGCATTCCTCATAGCAGTCCACCCAGAGGTCGTGCAACTCGCCAAGTGAGGTGATTTCTATGTTGCCGGAGCTTAGTTTCTCCAGCATACGTTTGCTGGTATCAGCGTTGATGTTGCTATAAAGCTCCGTGTAACGGGTAAGACATTCCTGAAACTCCAGCCACAGTTTGCCGCCTTGCTGTAGCTTCTCCTGAAATTCGCGATTGCTGCCAACGCTGGGAATATCCAGATGGTTCTTCAGGCTGTTCATAAACGCATTGTCGAACAGCAGGTCATCCTGAAAACTATGGGTTTTGAATAATGAAAAAAGCTGGTCTGGAAGAGAGAATTCTTTAAGCAGATTTTCGATCACCTGCTTCTGCATCATGTTGCTAAATTCGGAAATAAGCTGCTCAGCGTGACTGGCATCGTGCCAGTTTTGCCAGTTTTTAAGAAGCTCTTCACCACTACGAGTGAACCAGTCAGTTTGTTTGCTTCCCTGCGAGAATACGTCGGATGAAAGGGATTCAAGGCTATCCTTGGCTAACTTTTGCCAGCCGTCAAACATTCCTTGCCATGGATTGCTGAAGGGCTGGCTGCCGCCCTCAGCGAGTTTTTTCCAGTAGTCACTTTGCGTTTCTAGCCATTTATCCAGGCCAAAAAACGAATTGGCTTCCATGTTCTCCTCCTCTGGAATCAAGTTGGCGATTGGCTATTAATAGCATGTCGCGATGCACAAATCCCTGATCAGTAGCACAAATTCTAGCGTTGTGTTTCAAGGTGCTCATATGCATGTGACGGCAAATGGCTTGACGCTTTGCAAGTCCTTATATCTCTGGCAATGGTGCCGCAAGTAAGTGCATCATCGCTTGGGCTGCATTGGACAATGTCCTTTCCTTGTGACGAATGTACCCTAATGGGCGCTCTATTTTGGTATCCAGCAAAGGTAGCACGGTCAATGACTGCGTTAAATTGCGGGGAAGTAAACTCCATCCCTGACCAATTTCGACCATCATCTGGATGGTGTCCAGATTGTTGGTATTGACACCAAGGTTCAGTTTGACGCCGTTGCTTTGCAGTATGTTCTCAACCCGTTGCCTGGTAAATGTTGACTGATCGGGAAGAATCGCAGCGTATGTCTCCAGGTCACCCAGTGTGGGCTCTGGTAGCAAGGCAAGGGGGTGTTCGGGGCTGACTGCAAAACACAGCTCATCCTGCCAGAGAAGGATGCTTTCCAGGCGCGGGTCAGGGTCGGGAGCCAGAGTAATGACCGCCATCTCCAGATAGCCTTGTAATACGCCTTCGTAGGCCTTTTCCGATTCACCAAAATGGATATCCAGTTTTACCTTTGGATGGCTTTGGGAGTAATAGCGCAAGTACGGAGGAAGTCGGTGCAGGCCAATATGATGGCTTGTGGCTAATGTCAGAGGACCGCTGACCTCTCCGCTAAGGTTGTCCAGGTCTCTACGGGTATCTTCCATCATGTCGAATAGTGCGTAGCTTCGCTTGAGCAGCAGCTGGCCGGCCTGCGTCAGCTGTATCTGTCTCCCAACTCTGTCAAAGAGTCGATGCCCTACCTGTTCTTCCAGAGCAGCAATTCGCTTGCTGACGGCGGGTTGGGTGAGAAAGAGGCGGTGTGCTGCCAATGAGAATGACTGACATTCCGCCACTGTAATAAAGGCTTGTAGAGCCTGTGTATCGAAAGTATTCCCCATAGGAATTCATCTGATAAAAATTATGAATTTGTTTTATTTTAGAGCGGCCCTTAGCATAAAAGCCATAAGAAATGCGTGCTCTTTCGGAATAAGTGATGAGCCAACTGCTGCACCACTGGTGTGCAAACAGGCACTTTTCCTGAGCGCGGTACCGTGTTGATGAGGTAATCCCGATGGCTGGAAAAACGTTATACGACAAACTCTGGGACGCTCACTTAGTGCGCCAGAATGATGATGGTAGTGCATTGATTTACATCGATCGCCATCTTTTGCATGAAGTGACTTCTCCTCAGGCCTTTGAGGGGCTGCGCATTGCTGACCGCCAGCCATGGCGTCTGGCAAACAACCTGGCTACTCCTGACCACAACGTTCCGACGACCGTCAAGGAACGAGCTCTTGGAATAGAAGGCATTGCTGACCCTGTGTCAAAGACCCAGGTGCAAACACTGGATGCTAACTGTGAAGAGTTTGGCATTCTCGAATTCAAGATGGGTGATGAACGTCAGGGGATTGTGCACGTGGTTGGCCCTGAACAAGGGGCGACACTGCCGGGTATGACGGTTGTCTGTGGTGACTCACACACCTCAACTCATGGTGCTTTTGGTGCGCTGGCCCATGGTATTGGCACCTCAGAAGTTGAGCATGTTTTGGCAACCCAGTGTCTGGTCGCCAAAAAGATGAAGAGTATGCTGATCCGCATCGATGGCACTCTCTCAGCAGGTGTGACCGCCAAAGATCTGGTTCTCTATGTGATCGGGCAAATCGGCACGGCTGGCGGTACAGGGTATGCTGTTGAGTTTGCTGGCGAAGCCATTCGTGGACTTTCCATGGAGGGCCGCATGACGATCTGTAACATGGCCATTGAAGCCGGCGCTCGTGCAGGTATGGTTGCCGTGGATGAAACCACCATCAACTATGTGAAAGGGCGTCCTTTTGCGCCTACAGCTGAACAGTGGGATGCCGCTGTTGATGAGTGGCGGACGCTGCACTCTGATGCTGATGCGGAGTTTGATCGGGTTGTTATATTGAATGCTGCTGACATCGAGCCACAGGTGACTTGGGGTACCTCTCCTGAAATGGTGGTAGATGTTAACGGCAAAGCACCTAACCCTGCGCAGGAGCAGGACGGTATCAAGCGTATGGCGATAGAGCGAGCGCTGCGCTACATGGGTTTGGAAGCGGATCAGCGAATTCAGGACATCACGCTCGATAGAGTATTTATCGGTTCCTGTACGAACTCCCGTATTGAGGATCTGCGAGAAGCCGCTGCTGTGGTTAAAGGTAAAAAAGTAGCAGCGTCATTGAAACAGGCGATGGTAGTGCCTGGTTCTGGTTTGGTAAAAGCTCAGGCCGAAGCAGAAGGTCTGGACAAGATTTTTGTTGAGGCCGGGCTGGAGTGGCGTGAGCCAGGCTGCTCAATGTGTCTTGCCATGAATGCCGACAAGTTGGGTGCCGGCGAGCATTGCGCCTCTACATCGAACCGTAACTTTGAAGGTCGACAGGGATTTGGTGGGCGGACACACCTTGTCAGCCCTGCCATGGCTGCCGCTGCCGCGATTGCGGGGCATTTTGTTGATGTTCGCGAGTGGATGAACTGAGGGGAAAAGAATGAAAGCATTTACCATTCACTCCGGTATCGTTGCTCCGCTGGATCGCGCCAACGTTGACACCGATATGATTATTCCCAAGCAGTTCCTTAAATCCATCAAGCGTACTGGCTTTGGTAAGAACTTGTTTGATGAGCTGCGCTATCTGGATGAAGGTCAGCCTGATCAGGATTGCAGTACTCGTCCGCTGAATAAGGAATTTGTGCTGAACCAGCCTCGTTATGCAGGTGCATCCGTTCTGCTGGCTCGTGAGAACTTCGGCTGTGGTTCAAGTCGTGAGCATGCTCCCTGGGCGCTGGATGATTATGGTTTTCGTGCGGTGTTGGCCCCATCCTTTGCGGATATTTTCTTCAATAACTGCTTCAAGAATGGGCTATTGCCAATTGTCCTGGCTGCAGATGATATTGATGAGCTGTTCCGGGTCGTTGAGAGTACCCCAGGTTACCAGCTGACCATTGACCTTGAGAAAAAAGTAGTACGCAAGCCTGATGGTGTTGAGTTGGCGTTTGATGTTGACCAGTTCCGCCGGCATTGTTTACTGAACGGGCTTGATGAGATCGGTCTGTCGTTACAGCACGCTGAGGCAATCACGTCATACGAAGAAAAAAGGAAGCAGCAAGCGCCCTGGTTGTTTGTATAGCACCCCCAAATACCTGTGAAGTTTTTTAGAGACAGATCACTGTCCAAGCGCTTCCTGACCTCCAGTCTGGTCAGGAAGCGTTGATGTTTATAGCCAGGCTAACCCTTGGCTTATCAATGTGTTCAAGGTGGAATGGTAACAATGACCAAGAAAGTGTTGGTATTGCCAGGTGATGGCATTGGGCCCGAGATTATTGCTGAAGCTGTCAAGGTGCTTAATGTCGTCAATCAGCGTTTTGATCTCGGTATTGAGCTTTCGGAAGGATTGCTTGGCGGAGCTGCGGTTGATGCGACCGGTTTGCCTTTGCCTGAGAGTACACTGGAAGCGGCCAAACAGGCCGACGCAATTCTGCTGGGTGCGGTGGGTGGACCTAAATGGGACAAGGTCGAGACTGCCAAGCGTCCTGAGCGTGGTCTTCTGGGTATTCGTTCTGGCCTGAAACTCTTTGCAAACCTGCGGCCGGCGATTCTTTATCCTCAGCTTGCTCATGCATCTACTTTGAAACCTGAAGTGGTGTCTGGGCTGGATATTCTGATCGTCCGGGAATTGACCGGTGGTATTTACTTCGGTCAGCCACGCGGCATACGCACCCTGGAAAATGGTGAGAAGGAAGGCTTCAATACCTATGTGTACTCTGAGTCGGAAATTCGCCGTATCGCCCATGTCGCTTTCAGTCTTGCGCGCCAGCGTAGCGGCCGTGTGTGCTCCATCGATAAGTCGAATGTTCTCGAAGTGACTGTGCTTTGGCGTGACGTCATGGAAGAAGTGGGTAAGGAGTACCCGGATGTTGAGTTGAGCCACATGTATGTCGATAACGCCGCGATGCAGCTCGTACGTGCACCCAAGCAATTTGACGTGCTGGTAACGGGCAACATGTTTGGAGACATCCTGTCTGATGAGGCAGCAATGCTGACAGGGTCTATCGGTATGCTGCCATCAGCATCGCTGGATATTAATAACAAGGGGATGTACGAGCCATGCCATGGTTCTGCTCCTGATATTGCAGGGCAGGGTATCGCGAACCCCTTGGCAACCATTCTTTCTGCTGCCATGATGTTGCGCTACACCTTTAATGAAGGCTCTGCTGCTGATGCTATTGAAAAGGCTGTCAGTGATGTGCTGGACCAGAATCTTCGTACAGCTGATATCTGGTCTGAAGGTATGCAGAAGGTCGGTACACAGGCAATGGGTGATGCTGTCGTAGCTGCTTTGCAGCAATGATTCATTGATTGTCTGATGTTTTCGCCAAGTAGTAAAAGCTGCCGTTGTGCAGCTTTTACCGTTAATGTGTGTGAGTTATTAATGTTGGGCGGTAGTGCTGTTTGCGGCAACAGAGCGCAAATCTGACATTACGGCGCCACGCTATAAAAATGAAAACGAAGGAGGCAGTTTTGCCTCGCTATTCTGTGAGATAGAAGAACGATGTCCATGAAGCGTGTTGGTCTGGTTGGTTGGCGGGGCATGGTAGGCTCCGTCCTTATGCAGCGTATGCTGGAAGAGAAAGACTTCGATCTGATCGAGCCTGTATTCTTCACCACCTCCCAGGTAGGCAAGACGGGTCCATCTATTGGCAAGGATATTCCTACGCTGAAAGATGCCTTCAGTATTGAAGACCTGAAAGCCATGGACGTCATTATTACCTGCCAGGGTGGTGACTACACTAATGATGTGTTCCCTCGCCTGCGCGCTGAGGGATGGAAAGGCTACTGGATCGATGCTGCCTCTTCTTTGCGAATGGCAGAGGACAGCGTGATCGTACTTGATCCGGTTAACCGTAATGTCATTAAAGATGCTCTGCACAAAGGTGTGAAGAATTACATTGGCGGTAACTGTACTGTCAGTCTGATGCTGATGGCGCTGGGGGGGCTGTTCGAGAAAGGGTATGTCGAATGGATGAGTGCCATGACGTACCAGGCTGCATCTGGCGCAGGTGCGCAGAATATGCGTGAGCTGCTGAATCAGATGGGCGCGCTGAAAAGTGCAGTCGCCTCTGAACTGGAAACGCCCTCAAGTGCAATTCTCGATATTGATCGTAAAGTCGCACAAGCTATGCGATCTGACGTTTTCCCCGCGGACAACTTTGGCGTTCCGCTGGCTGGAAGCCTTATCCCCTGGATTGATAAGGAGCTTGAGAGCGGCCAGTCGAAGGAGGAGTGGAAAGGTCAGGTGGAAACCAACAAAATTCTGGGGCGGACAGGTAACCCGATTCCTGTCGATGGAATCTGTGTTCGTATTGGGGCCATGCGCTGTCACAGTCAGGCGCTGACCATCAAGCTGAATCAGGATATTCCTTTGGCTGATATCGAAGGAATGTTAGCCAGCCATAATGACTGGGTGAAAGTTGTTCCCAATCACCGCGATATCTCCATGAAGGAACTGACTCCCACAGCGGTGACCGGGACCTTGAATGTGCCTGTAGGGCGCCTGCGCAAGTTGAATATGGGTCCGCAATATCTGGGTGCTTTCACTGTGGGTGATCAGCTTTTGTGGGGTGCTGCAGAACCTTTGCGCCGTATGTTGCGCATCCTGCTGGAAGATTGATAGGCGCTGTGAACGCATAAGCGCATCTGTGGCAAGAGCGCTAATGCTCGTGCGCCATAGATATGCAGACTTATTTGATGACCCGGTTTATCCGGGTCATTTTGTTTTAGCTGTTGTTGGGCGCTCAGACAGGCGGCATCGGCTGTCGTTCAAGACGGCATTTCTTGTGTTGTGTCGAGCAAGTCGATAAAGTGCGCGGTCATTTCGCTGTAGAGCCGGTGCTTTCAGTCATTACGTTGCGTAGCTGACCGCGCGGTCCAATGCAGTGTCACACTTTATGTATCAGAGGTTAGCCATGAGCAAGCTATTTAATATCGCTATCGTCGGAGCTACCGGTGCCGTTGGCGAAGCCTTGGTTGAAGTGCTGGAGCAGCGCGAGTTTCCAGTAGGTAAACTGTTCCTGCTGGCCAGTGATCGTTCACTGGGTAAGGTGATCTATTTCCGTGAACGTTCAGTCAAAGTGCAGGAGTTGGAAAAGTTTGATTTCGCTCAGGCTGACATTGCATTTTTTACCGCGGGTAGCGACGTATCAAAAACTTATGCTCCTAAGGCAACTGCCGCTGGTGCTGTCGTCATTGATAACACCAGTGCTTTCCGGCTTGATGCTGACGTACCTCTGGTTGTACCGGAGGTCAATCCCGAGGCTGTAGCGGAATTCAAGCACCGCAAGATCATCGCCAACCCCAACTGCTCCACTATCCAGATGCTGGTTGCCCTGAAGCCAATCTATGATGCTGTAGGTATCAGTCATATTGATGTGGCTACCTATCAGGCGGTTTCTGGTGCGGGCCGTGAAGCTGTAGAAGAACTTGTAAAGCAGACAATTCATATGATGAGTGGTAAGGGTCGTGAAGATGCGCCCTGCTCAGTGCTGCCAACCACAATTGGCTTTAATGTGCTGCCACACATTGATGTGCTGCTTGATGATGGCTACAGCGGTGAGGAAATGAAGATGGTTAACGAGACGAAAAAGATTCTGGGTGATTCCACTGTCATCGTTAACCCTACCTGCGTGCGAGTGCCGGTTATATTCGGACATTCAGAAGCTGTTCATGTGCGCACAAAAGCAGCCATTTCCCTTGAGCAGGCGCGAGAGTTACTGGCTGGTGCGCCGGGTGTCAGTCTGATGAATGACGGCTACCCCACACCTGCCAATGAGGCTGCAGGTAATGACCAGGTATGGGTGGGCAGATTACGTCAGCGGACAGGAGATGATTTAGGTTTGAACCTTTGGGTTGTGTCCGATAACGTACGTAAAGGGGCTGCAACTAACAGTGTGCAGATTGCGGAGCTGCTGATTTCCAGTTATCTGTAACACCCTCAGTCAAGAAACGCTTGGGATCCTTGTCGGGCCGGTGTTAGACACCGGCCCGCACTATGCATATACTCCAAACGTTTGCCGCGGTAATGCCTGTCAACTCAACGACATAGCAGTCAGTGCTTATCAGCGATCTCCACTCGATTTAAGTTGTTCCGTATAGATTCAGCAGCTAGCTTGCCGAAACTTCGTGCTACTGATGCCAGCTAAAAGGATAAGAGAGGGTTAGGACGTCGAATGCTGCGTAAACTCACAACCGGTATCCTGCTTGTTGGTGCCCTGCAGACAGGGTCGGTCTGGGCGCTGACACTGGGGGATGCTTCTCTGGGGTCATTTCTCAATGAGCCTCTGAATGCTGAGCTGCCCCTCAATGATGTGGCTGGCTTAGACCTCTCGCAGCTTAAAGTTCAGCTCGCAGATCAACAGGTTCTCAAAGTCTCTGGCATTCAACCCTCCGCTATCCTGTCCAATTTGCGTTTTCGGTTAATGCAGCGTGGTAATCAGGCATTTATCCAGGTGACGTCAAGCCAGCCTATGCGTGATACCTACCTGAATTTCGTCGTTGAGGTTAGCTGGCCACAAGGGAAGCTCGCACGTGAGTACACCCTGTTTTTTGATCCCCCCGCACCCAGTGTCAAATTAGTGGGTGATTTGCCAGAAGGGGCGCAGGCTAACTCAGGCTTTTCAACGCCAGATCAACCCTTTACTGGTGGGCGTCTGGGGGCAAGCGCTGATGAGGGAGCCGCCCGAGAAGTCAAGGCTGAGCCCAAAGGTCAGACATCTTCCATTCCCGGTAAGTCTGTGAAAGTGGGGCGCAATGACACGCTGTGGACGATTGCTGCGCGTAATCGACCCAATGGTGTCAGCCCTCAGCAGGTGATGCTGGCTTTTCAGCGTGTAAATCCTCAGGCGTTTATTGATGGCAACATCAATCGTATTCGTAAGGGTTCCTCTTTGCAGGTACCTACACTGCAGGAAATTCGCAAACTCAATTTTGATGACGCGTTGAAGGAAGTGGCGCGACAGAACCAGCTTTGGCGTGGTCGGACACCGGCCAAGGCTGCTCTGACCTCGAATAAACCTGCGTCTGCCAAGTCCAAAGAAGCCCCTGTAGTAGCCAAAGAGGAAGGTCAGCTGCGTTTGATGAATTCAGCCAGCGGCAAGACTACGGCCAATGTTTCAGGGCAGGGGGATACAAGTCAGCTCAAGGCGCAGTATGAGGATATCGAGAATAAGCTCAGTTTGGCACAGGAGTCGCTCGATAAGAGTGAGCGGGAGAAAGCAGATCTGTCCAGTCGTCTGGATGCGCTAACTGCGCAGGTCAACACCATCGAAAAATTGCTCAAGGCCAAGGATGATCAGCTTGCTTCCTTGCAGGCATCACTGAGTGATGCTGAACAGCAGCGTGACAAAGAAATGGCAGAGCGTGAACGTCTGGAAAAGTTGCTGGCGGAGAAGACTGGCGAGCCGCCTGCTTCTGCTACTGAGACGACTTCAACCGAGAATATGTTCAGCAGTATCCCGACAGCCTATCTGATTGGGGCGGGTGCGGGGTTGGTTGCGCTTCTGGTCAGCGTGCTGGCCTTGATGCGACGTAAGGCCAGGAAAGACGACGATGGTTTTGAGCGCATCCGCAAAGAGCTGGAAGAGCAGATGCGTAACAATGATGGCGCAATGACGGCAGCCGGTGTAGCCGCAGGTGCTGCTGTGGCCGCTGCCATGATGCCTGAGGTGGAAGAGTCAAAGCCAGTGCGTGAGGCGCCAGCTGCGTCTGCTGCCAGTTTTGCTGAGTTGGATCCGCTCGAGGGCTTTGATGATCTTCTGGATGATGATCTGGATCTGGATATTGACAGTGACGATCCCTTCAATCAGGTCGATGATGGCGATATGGCTATTGAGCCAGAGCCCGCCCGGCCCAGCCCTATCGAAGATATCCATGAGG
This genomic interval from Pokkaliibacter sp. MBI-7 contains the following:
- the phaC gene encoding class III poly(R)-hydroxyalkanoic acid synthase subunit PhaC, with the protein product MKGLKLDPHKIAEELTEFNANLFKSFQTIQQIRDIDVGANPKECIYQEDKLTLFRYSSPIKKKVKTPLLIVYALVNRYYMVDLQHDRSLINGLLSAGIDVYLIDWGYPDPADRYLDLDDYVNGYIDNCVDEVLKDSKQPKLNILGICQGGTLSLCYTALHGEKVKNLITMVTPVDFHTEDNLLSHLAREVDTDLAVDTYGNIPGVVLNDAYNSLMPMRLGIQKNLGMPANLESHDKALNFLRMEKWIYDSPDQAGEAFRQFIKQFFQQNLLIKGEAKIGDDIVDLAKISQPILNMYATHDHLVPPSASVALKDYVSTEDYNEFAFKAGHIGIFVSGRAQKDVPEAIYDWLLSRDK
- a CDS encoding poly(R)-hydroxyalkanoic acid synthase subunit PhaE; this translates as MEANSFFGLDKWLETQSDYWKKLAEGGSQPFSNPWQGMFDGWQKLAKDSLESLSSDVFSQGSKQTDWFTRSGEELLKNWQNWHDASHAEQLISEFSNMMQKQVIENLLKEFSLPDQLFSLFKTHSFQDDLLFDNAFMNSLKNHLDIPSVGSNREFQEKLQQGGKLWLEFQECLTRYTELYSNINADTSKRMLEKLSSGNIEITSLGELHDLWVDCYEECYKKLVFTTEYRHAHGKVSNAFMALRKYNIEIRDLQLKTLGMPTRLEMNTALKRQHDTRKQLKGVNKEITSLKEEINELRKLVVAQSKQIKALTSESVKSASGASRSSISKPATSVNSAPSSAGTVASKAPAASTPSPRKRSTNTSTKKTTGEAKGE
- a CDS encoding LysR family transcriptional regulator, encoding MGNTFDTQALQAFITVAECQSFSLAAHRLFLTQPAVSKRIAALEEQVGHRLFDRVGRQIQLTQAGQLLLKRSYALFDMMEDTRRDLDNLSGEVSGPLTLATSHHIGLHRLPPYLRYYSQSHPKVKLDIHFGESEKAYEGVLQGYLEMAVITLAPDPDPRLESILLWQDELCFAVSPEHPLALLPEPTLGDLETYAAILPDQSTFTRQRVENILQSNGVKLNLGVNTNNLDTIQMMVEIGQGWSLLPRNLTQSLTVLPLLDTKIERPLGYIRHKERTLSNAAQAMMHLLAAPLPEI
- the leuC gene encoding 3-isopropylmalate dehydratase large subunit; the encoded protein is MAGKTLYDKLWDAHLVRQNDDGSALIYIDRHLLHEVTSPQAFEGLRIADRQPWRLANNLATPDHNVPTTVKERALGIEGIADPVSKTQVQTLDANCEEFGILEFKMGDERQGIVHVVGPEQGATLPGMTVVCGDSHTSTHGAFGALAHGIGTSEVEHVLATQCLVAKKMKSMLIRIDGTLSAGVTAKDLVLYVIGQIGTAGGTGYAVEFAGEAIRGLSMEGRMTICNMAIEAGARAGMVAVDETTINYVKGRPFAPTAEQWDAAVDEWRTLHSDADAEFDRVVILNAADIEPQVTWGTSPEMVVDVNGKAPNPAQEQDGIKRMAIERALRYMGLEADQRIQDITLDRVFIGSCTNSRIEDLREAAAVVKGKKVAASLKQAMVVPGSGLVKAQAEAEGLDKIFVEAGLEWREPGCSMCLAMNADKLGAGEHCASTSNRNFEGRQGFGGRTHLVSPAMAAAAAIAGHFVDVREWMN
- the leuD gene encoding 3-isopropylmalate dehydratase small subunit; the protein is MKAFTIHSGIVAPLDRANVDTDMIIPKQFLKSIKRTGFGKNLFDELRYLDEGQPDQDCSTRPLNKEFVLNQPRYAGASVLLARENFGCGSSREHAPWALDDYGFRAVLAPSFADIFFNNCFKNGLLPIVLAADDIDELFRVVESTPGYQLTIDLEKKVVRKPDGVELAFDVDQFRRHCLLNGLDEIGLSLQHAEAITSYEEKRKQQAPWLFV
- the leuB gene encoding 3-isopropylmalate dehydrogenase, which translates into the protein MTKKVLVLPGDGIGPEIIAEAVKVLNVVNQRFDLGIELSEGLLGGAAVDATGLPLPESTLEAAKQADAILLGAVGGPKWDKVETAKRPERGLLGIRSGLKLFANLRPAILYPQLAHASTLKPEVVSGLDILIVRELTGGIYFGQPRGIRTLENGEKEGFNTYVYSESEIRRIAHVAFSLARQRSGRVCSIDKSNVLEVTVLWRDVMEEVGKEYPDVELSHMYVDNAAMQLVRAPKQFDVLVTGNMFGDILSDEAAMLTGSIGMLPSASLDINNKGMYEPCHGSAPDIAGQGIANPLATILSAAMMLRYTFNEGSAADAIEKAVSDVLDQNLRTADIWSEGMQKVGTQAMGDAVVAALQQ
- the asd gene encoding aspartate-semialdehyde dehydrogenase; this translates as MKRVGLVGWRGMVGSVLMQRMLEEKDFDLIEPVFFTTSQVGKTGPSIGKDIPTLKDAFSIEDLKAMDVIITCQGGDYTNDVFPRLRAEGWKGYWIDAASSLRMAEDSVIVLDPVNRNVIKDALHKGVKNYIGGNCTVSLMLMALGGLFEKGYVEWMSAMTYQAASGAGAQNMRELLNQMGALKSAVASELETPSSAILDIDRKVAQAMRSDVFPADNFGVPLAGSLIPWIDKELESGQSKEEWKGQVETNKILGRTGNPIPVDGICVRIGAMRCHSQALTIKLNQDIPLADIEGMLASHNDWVKVVPNHRDISMKELTPTAVTGTLNVPVGRLRKLNMGPQYLGAFTVGDQLLWGAAEPLRRMLRILLED
- a CDS encoding aspartate-semialdehyde dehydrogenase; this translates as MSKLFNIAIVGATGAVGEALVEVLEQREFPVGKLFLLASDRSLGKVIYFRERSVKVQELEKFDFAQADIAFFTAGSDVSKTYAPKATAAGAVVIDNTSAFRLDADVPLVVPEVNPEAVAEFKHRKIIANPNCSTIQMLVALKPIYDAVGISHIDVATYQAVSGAGREAVEELVKQTIHMMSGKGREDAPCSVLPTTIGFNVLPHIDVLLDDGYSGEEMKMVNETKKILGDSTVIVNPTCVRVPVIFGHSEAVHVRTKAAISLEQARELLAGAPGVSLMNDGYPTPANEAAGNDQVWVGRLRQRTGDDLGLNLWVVSDNVRKGAATNSVQIAELLISSYL
- a CDS encoding FimV/HubP family polar landmark protein; its protein translation is MLRKLTTGILLVGALQTGSVWALTLGDASLGSFLNEPLNAELPLNDVAGLDLSQLKVQLADQQVLKVSGIQPSAILSNLRFRLMQRGNQAFIQVTSSQPMRDTYLNFVVEVSWPQGKLAREYTLFFDPPAPSVKLVGDLPEGAQANSGFSTPDQPFTGGRLGASADEGAAREVKAEPKGQTSSIPGKSVKVGRNDTLWTIAARNRPNGVSPQQVMLAFQRVNPQAFIDGNINRIRKGSSLQVPTLQEIRKLNFDDALKEVARQNQLWRGRTPAKAALTSNKPASAKSKEAPVVAKEEGQLRLMNSASGKTTANVSGQGDTSQLKAQYEDIENKLSLAQESLDKSEREKADLSSRLDALTAQVNTIEKLLKAKDDQLASLQASLSDAEQQRDKEMAERERLEKLLAEKTGEPPASATETTSTENMFSSIPTAYLIGAGAGLVALLVSVLALMRRKARKDDDGFERIRKELEEQMRNNDGAMTAAGVAAGAAVAAAMMPEVEESKPVREAPAASAASFAELDPLEGFDDLLDDDLDLDIDSDDPFNQVDDGDMAIEPEPARPSPIEDIHEDDFVDMTSSIEEGGDVDLDDVAEAGEQESSRQIGEFDEQDLAQSVDLEVSDTPDQDEEAFVHTLLNEPDLASLDADLDGIENGDDLDLPVDRDDNPAQDDIDSLLDQTDPDDMDTDLEIPDLEDVADLSELEEPDSSDVLVEEEPVEESEDDLLSLDDELNALLAEADQDGFVEEEALGDEDFTFLSGADEVATKLDLARAYLDMEDADGARDILNEVMIEGSESQKQEAEELLASLV